In a genomic window of Leptolyngbya sp. SIO1E4:
- a CDS encoding CRISPR-associated protein Csm3 produces MIQLQNLTQQTDSLQLTALIDSALCVGAGGSSGSLADKPIIRNGQGQLLIPGSQLKGRLRHECEKLARGLRWPICESPVPQTMCPQIGLPDDSLFRRDRYRIEKFFIDGRQQHHCLICQIFGNPSLASRIVVDDLICEVEPANLPEVLRPGVTLNRRRRTAEDQKLYFLETSPVNVQLPFTGYIHWEPDCPPYAKPLVLAALHHIHALGGSKSAGLGWLRWQLPNETTIEDSVWNLLMEGSAS; encoded by the coding sequence ACTACAGAACCTAACACAGCAGACGGATAGTCTGCAGCTCACGGCCTTGATCGACAGCGCTCTGTGTGTCGGGGCTGGCGGCTCGTCTGGTTCTTTGGCCGATAAACCCATTATCCGTAATGGCCAGGGGCAGCTTTTGATTCCTGGTTCGCAGCTCAAGGGACGCCTACGCCATGAATGTGAGAAGTTAGCCCGGGGTTTACGCTGGCCTATCTGTGAATCCCCAGTTCCCCAAACCATGTGTCCCCAGATTGGGTTACCAGACGATTCGCTCTTTAGGCGAGATAGGTATCGTATTGAGAAATTCTTTATCGATGGCCGCCAACAGCATCACTGCTTGATTTGTCAGATCTTCGGTAACCCGTCTCTTGCTTCCCGCATCGTGGTCGATGACTTGATTTGTGAGGTAGAGCCTGCAAACCTTCCAGAGGTTTTACGTCCAGGGGTAACACTCAATCGTCGCCGTAGAACGGCTGAAGATCAAAAGCTCTACTTTTTAGAGACCTCTCCCGTTAATGTGCAGCTGCCCTTCACAGGCTATATCCATTGGGAGCCAGACTGTCCTCCCTATGCCAAACCACTGGTGCTGGCAGCCTTGCATCATATTCATGCCTTAGGGGGTAGTAAATCGGCTGGGTTAGGCTGGTTGCGATGGCAGCTGCCTAACGAGACCACCATCGAAGACAGTGTTTGGAACTTACTGATGGAGGGTAGCGCCTCATGA